The genome window ACCCAAGAACAGAGTTAGAAAGCTGTCATTGCGAACAAAGTGAAGCAATCTCAAGATTTTACGATAAGATTGCCACGCACCCTTCGGTGCTCGCAATGACATGATTAATAAGTGGGTGCGAAGTCTATCGCTGGTCTTGGGATCAATTTCGAGTTTGACTTTTTCTGCAAAATCAATATACTAACTCATTTATTTGCCTTTTTTTTAAGAAACGCCAAAAACTTAGGTTTCGTGCAAAAAAGGGTTGCATGGAACCGGGTTTTTAAAACAAGCTTATGAAAGCAGAGTTAAAAACATTGATTGAAACTGGTTTGGAGGAGATCAAAGGAGAACTTCAACTCCAGGATGTTCCCCTGGTTCATCTTGAAATTCCTAAACGAGAAAACCAGGGCGATTATTCGACTCCGATTGCGATGGTCATCGGTTCCATGACACGGCAGATTCCCCGAAAGGTCGCTGAATTGATTTTGAAGCATTTACCGGCAAATCCGATGATTGAAAAAATAGAAATCGCCGGTCCAGGGTACCTGAACTTTACCTTTAAAAACAGCCATTGGTATGATGTTTTAAGGGAAATTATTCAAAAAGGTAAAACCTATGGCCATTCGAAAACCGGAATAAGGGTCAAGGTCCAGGTAGAGTTTGTCAGCGCCAACCCCACAGGTCCCCTTCATGTGGGTCATGGACGAGGCGCCGTGGTGGGTGATGCTCTGGCCAATTTATTGGAGATTACGGGTCATGAGGTTCAACGAGAATATTATATCAATGATGTCGGACGACAGGTTGATCTCTTGGGACACTCAACCTATGCCAGATACCTGCAGTTAAAAGGGAAAAAAGGGGAAATTCCTCCGGAAGGATACCAGGGCGAATATGTGACTGAAATTGCCAGAGAGATTGACTCTAAAAGAATCTCCATTCCCGAAAAAGATTCCGAAATTGTTCCATTTTTTACGGAATATTCCAAAATCCGGATCCTTGCCGAAATAAAAAAAGATTTGGATGCCCTTCATGTTTATTTTTCGGACTGGTTCTCCGAAAAAGAACTTTACGACACCGGTATGGTAAACAAGACCCTGGAAGAATTGAGAAAAAAAGGACTTTTATACGAACATGAGGGGGGAACCTGGTTTGCGACGACCCGTTTTGGGGATGATAAGGACCGTATTGTTATAAAAAGCAGCGGGGAGAAGACCTATTATGCCTCCGATATCGCTTACCATTACCAAAAATATCAACGGGGGTTCGACCGGGTTATTAATATTTGGGGCGCCGACCACCACGGTTATATTTTAAGAGTGAAAGCCGCGGTGGAGGCCCTGGGGTTTGACCCTAAAACATTAAATATTCTCCTCCTTCAATTGGTCAATCTGGTGCGGGAAGGAAAGCCTGTGCCCATGTCAAAACGAGCCGGGGAATATGTGACGCTTCGGGACGTTTTTAATGAAGTTGGCGTGGATTCGACCCGTTTTTTCTTTTTAACGCGGGGATCAGATAATGCTCTTGATTTTGATCTGGAACTGGCCAAGAAACAATCGAATGAAAATCCGGTCTATTATATTCAATATGCCCACGCGAGAATCTGTTCAGTTTTAAGAAACGCGGAAGAAAAAAAGATTGACCTTTCCGGGAAAGAAGTGAATCTTTCTTTGTTAACCCTTCCCCAGGAATTTGCGCTGATGAAACAGCTGGCTTATTACCCGATGCTCATTCAAGAATGTGCCGAGGCACTGGAACCTCACCGGTTATCATTTTATCTTCAGGACCTCGCCGGCCTCCTCCATCAATATTATTACAAAAATAGAATTATTTCTGATGACCTCGCCTTGACCCGGAGCCGTCTTTATTTAACGCAGGCCATAAAAATTGTCTTAAATAACGCACTGGGAGTTCTGGGAATCAATGCGCCGGAGAAAATGTAAAATTGGAATTTAAAATTTTTTCAAAAGATGGAGGCTCAAAGGCCCGGACCGGTTTAATCAAAACGGCCCATGGAGAAATTCATACCCCTGTTTTTATGCCGGTAGGAACGCAGGGAACGGTTAAGTCAATGACGCCGAGGGATCTTATCGAAGTTGGAGCGGAAATTGTTTTAGGAAATACCTATCACCTGTACTTGAGGCCGGGAGACCGCCAAATTTCCCATTTGGGGGGGCTTCATTCCTTTATGTCATGGAAAAGGCCGATCTTGACCGATAGCGGCGGTTTCCAGGTTTTCAGCCTCGGACAGCTGACCAAGGTGACTGAAGAAGGCGTCTATTTCAAATCACATTTAGACGGATCGTCTCACCTCTTCTCTCCGGAAGAGACCACCGGGATTCAGGAAAATCTTGGGTCTGATTTCATGATGGCGCTGGATGAGTGTTTGCCCTATCCCGCGTCCTACGAAGAGACCGAACGGTCTCTCAATTTGACGACCCGATGGGCCGCGCGGTGCCAGAAGGCCCAAAAAAGAAAAAAAGATATGACGTTGGTGGGAATCGTTCAGGGAGGGTTTTATAAGCCGCTCCGGGAGGTGAGCCTTAACCAGCTTTTAGAGCTGAATTTTCCGGCGTACGCGCTGGGCGGCCTTTCGGTCGGAGAGCCTAAACCGTTGATGTATGAAATGATGGAGTTTATTCTCCCCGCTTTTCCGGCGGATAAACCCCGTTATGTCATGGGGGTTGGAACGCCGGAAGACCTTGTCCAGGGAGTTTTGCTGGGGGTCGATCTTTTTGATTGCACGCTTCCGACCCGCCACGCCAGGACGGGGCAGCTTTTCACCCGCTTTGGGGAAATCAATATTAAGAACGCCCAATATGCCGCTGATACCGAGCCTGTTGATTCTTTGTGCGAGTGTTATACCTGCAAGAATTTTACACGGGCCTATCTCAGGCATTTATTCGCTTCAAAAGAAATTCTTGGAATTCACTTAAATACCCTTCATAACCTTTATTATTATTTAAAGTTAATGAGAGAGATCAGAGAAGCCATTGACCAGGGGAATTTCGAAGCCTTTTGCAAACATTTTTATCGGGTTCGAGGAACTTTAACGGCAAACTGTTAATTTTTTAAACCATGTTTTTAATCGTTTGTTTTTTTAAATAGGATAGGAGAAAAAGAAATGTTGAATTTATTAGCTTATGCCCAGAGCGCTCCGGCGAGCGGGGGCCCTGAAGGGAATATATTGGCGACACTTATTCCGTTTGCTTTGATTTTTGTCGTTTTTTACTTTCTTTTAATTCTTCCTCAGCAGAAAAAATCAAAAAGTCTTAAAAAGATGCTGGAATCGCTCAAGAAGGGAGACCGCGTGGTGACGCTTGGAGGCATCATTGGGACGATTACGAGCATTGCGCAGGACGTTGTGACTTTACAGGTTTCAGATAATGTCCGGATAAAGGTGGTCCGTGACAGTATTACCGGTTTCAGAAAAGGGGAAGAAGAAGGAGAAAAGAGCGCCTCGGCGTAAAGGGGTTCAACCGGTTGACCCTGGATTTAAAAATAACAGACTGTTGTTTCCTCAGCAGACTAAGGGAGAGAGAAGTTTAGATGAAAAAAGGGATTAAAGGAAGAGTCGTTCTAATTATATTAACCGTTCTGTTATCAATTCTGTTTTTTTTACCTTCCACACGGTATTTTTCCTCTTTACCCGCGTGGTGGGGAAAATATCTTCCGAGCAAGGGAATCACTTTGGGACTTGATTTACAGGGCGGGATTCATCTTGTTTTGGAGGTAGAAGAAGACCAGGCCGTCGAAAATAATCTCGACCAAATGATCACGGGAATTAAAGACGCCGCCAATGAAAAGAAATTAGAGATAAGCGGCATAAAGAAAACCGCGCCTCTGGAAATTTCAGTCGACTATCCGAAGAAAGAGGAGAAAGAGCCCCTTTTAAAAATCGTCACTGAACAGTTCCCGTCTCTCCTTTCAAAAGAAACCAGAGAAAACTCATTTTTATTGACCCTTTCAGGGGATGAAGTGAAACGCCTAAAAGAGGACGCTGTTGCCAGATCCATGGAAACGATCCGGAACCGGATTGACCAGTTTGGCGTCGCGGAACCTTTAATTCAGCGGCAAGGGACCAACCAGATTTTAATCCAGCTCCCCGGCGTAAAGAATCCCCAGCAAGCGCTTGATTTAATCAAAACCACCGCGGTGTTGTCCTTTAAACTTTTGGATGAGGAAAGCCCTGTCGCAAGAGAACTCCCGAACAGTATCAAGCCTGAAGATGAAGTTAAAATGATGGCTGAATTCGGTCCAAAAGTTCCGGAAGGGGATGAAATTTTATTTGAACGGATCGTCGATAAAGAGACTCAGGCCGTTACAAAAAGACCCTATTTAGTCAAGAAACGCTCTCTTTTAACCGGAGATCGGTTAAGTGATGCCCGAATGTCGTTCGATGAATTCAATAAGCCCTACGTATCGGTGACATTCGACAGTAACGGAGCCCGTCAGTTTGAAAGCATAACGGGAGAAAATATCAAAAAACGACTGGCGATCATCCTGGATCGGAATATTTATTCAGCTCCGGTGATTCAAGACCGGATCAGTGGCGGACGGGCCCAGATTTCCGGCGGATTCACGCCTGAAGAAGCGACGGCTCTTGCCATCGTTTTACGGGCGGGCGCGCTTCCGGCACCTGTTAAAATCATTCAAAACGTAACCGTAGGCCCTTCTTTAGGTCAGGATTCGATTGAAAAGGGCATCCGGGCCGCAAAATGGGGAACTTTGCTGGTGGTTGTTTTCATGATTTTCTATTATCGCATGGCTGGAGTCATTGCTGATTTTGCTTTAGGATTGAATGTCGTCTTGCTCATTGGCGCTTTGGCGGCTTTAAACGCGACGCTGACCCTTCCAGGCATTGCCGGAATCATTTTAACCATCGGGATGTCGGTCGACTCCAACGTTCTGATTTTTGAGCGGATCAGGGAGGAGCTTAGAACCGGGAAACCGGTACGATTGGCGATTGATGCGGGATATGAAAAGGCTTTTTTGACGATCATTGATTCCCACGTAACGACCTTGATTACGGCGCTGGTTCTTTTTATTTTCGGAACCGGTCCGATTAAAGGGTTTGCCGTATCGTTAAGCCTGGGGGTGACCATTAACTTATTTACATCGCTGTTAGGCACTAAAGTGATCTTTGATTTTATTAATTCAAAAAGAAAATTGGAAACCTTGAGCATTTAACAACAGTGAAATGCAAAATATAAAAAGTAAAAAGATTTTTTATTTAGAGATAGCCTTTTACTTTTAACTTTGCGGGGGAGATGCATGTTTGAACTTTTAGGAAAAACGAATATTGATTTTATCGGAAAGAGAAAGTTTGCGTTTTTATTTTCAGGCCTGATGGTTTTATTGGGCATCATTGCGCTTGTTGCGATTGGGTTCGGCAAAGCTAATATGGGAATTGATTTTTCCGGTGGGACTGCCGTTCAGCTTAAATTTGAAAAACCCATAAAAATAGAGGATTCCAGACAAATCCTGGAAAAAAATGACCTTAAAGATGCGGAGCTTCAGGAGTTTTCTGAGGGGAATAAACTATTAATCCGCATCAAAAAGCAAACAACGATACAAGAAAAAATGGCTGAAAAAATCGTTAGCGTTTTTTCCAAAGAAATGCCAGATAATCATTTTGTGGTCGATAGCAGTGAAGAAATCGGTCCGACCATTGGTCAGAAACTTCAAAAGGACGCGACTCTCGCTGTTACTCTCGCCATGTTGGGAATTATTATTTATATCGCTTTTCGTTTTGAGTTT of Nitrospirota bacterium contains these proteins:
- the secF gene encoding protein translocase subunit SecF produces the protein MFELLGKTNIDFIGKRKFAFLFSGLMVLLGIIALVAIGFGKANMGIDFSGGTAVQLKFEKPIKIEDSRQILEKNDLKDAELQEFSEGNKLLIRIKKQTTIQEKMAEKIVSVFSKEMPDNHFVVDSSEEIGPTIGQKLQKDATLAVTLAMLGIIIYIAFRFEFRFGVAAAIATFHDVLAVLGIFYLLNHEITLLIVTALLTLAGYSLTDTVVVFDRIRENLRFRNKESLEQVINKGINQVLSRTIVVSFTVFLVLLALFFFGGEVIHDFSFALLIGVVVGTYSSIFVASPILVVWKGSKGKLLRRGI
- the yajC gene encoding preprotein translocase subunit YajC; its protein translation is MLNLLAYAQSAPASGGPEGNILATLIPFALIFVVFYFLLILPQQKKSKSLKKMLESLKKGDRVVTLGGIIGTITSIAQDVVTLQVSDNVRIKVVRDSITGFRKGEEEGEKSASA
- a CDS encoding arginine--tRNA ligase; translation: MKAELKTLIETGLEEIKGELQLQDVPLVHLEIPKRENQGDYSTPIAMVIGSMTRQIPRKVAELILKHLPANPMIEKIEIAGPGYLNFTFKNSHWYDVLREIIQKGKTYGHSKTGIRVKVQVEFVSANPTGPLHVGHGRGAVVGDALANLLEITGHEVQREYYINDVGRQVDLLGHSTYARYLQLKGKKGEIPPEGYQGEYVTEIAREIDSKRISIPEKDSEIVPFFTEYSKIRILAEIKKDLDALHVYFSDWFSEKELYDTGMVNKTLEELRKKGLLYEHEGGTWFATTRFGDDKDRIVIKSSGEKTYYASDIAYHYQKYQRGFDRVINIWGADHHGYILRVKAAVEALGFDPKTLNILLLQLVNLVREGKPVPMSKRAGEYVTLRDVFNEVGVDSTRFFFLTRGSDNALDFDLELAKKQSNENPVYYIQYAHARICSVLRNAEEKKIDLSGKEVNLSLLTLPQEFALMKQLAYYPMLIQECAEALEPHRLSFYLQDLAGLLHQYYYKNRIISDDLALTRSRLYLTQAIKIVLNNALGVLGINAPEKM
- the secD gene encoding protein translocase subunit SecD, giving the protein MKKGIKGRVVLIILTVLLSILFFLPSTRYFSSLPAWWGKYLPSKGITLGLDLQGGIHLVLEVEEDQAVENNLDQMITGIKDAANEKKLEISGIKKTAPLEISVDYPKKEEKEPLLKIVTEQFPSLLSKETRENSFLLTLSGDEVKRLKEDAVARSMETIRNRIDQFGVAEPLIQRQGTNQILIQLPGVKNPQQALDLIKTTAVLSFKLLDEESPVARELPNSIKPEDEVKMMAEFGPKVPEGDEILFERIVDKETQAVTKRPYLVKKRSLLTGDRLSDARMSFDEFNKPYVSVTFDSNGARQFESITGENIKKRLAIILDRNIYSAPVIQDRISGGRAQISGGFTPEEATALAIVLRAGALPAPVKIIQNVTVGPSLGQDSIEKGIRAAKWGTLLVVVFMIFYYRMAGVIADFALGLNVVLLIGALAALNATLTLPGIAGIILTIGMSVDSNVLIFERIREELRTGKPVRLAIDAGYEKAFLTIIDSHVTTLITALVLFIFGTGPIKGFAVSLSLGVTINLFTSLLGTKVIFDFINSKRKLETLSI
- the tgt gene encoding tRNA guanosine(34) transglycosylase Tgt; amino-acid sequence: MEFKIFSKDGGSKARTGLIKTAHGEIHTPVFMPVGTQGTVKSMTPRDLIEVGAEIVLGNTYHLYLRPGDRQISHLGGLHSFMSWKRPILTDSGGFQVFSLGQLTKVTEEGVYFKSHLDGSSHLFSPEETTGIQENLGSDFMMALDECLPYPASYEETERSLNLTTRWAARCQKAQKRKKDMTLVGIVQGGFYKPLREVSLNQLLELNFPAYALGGLSVGEPKPLMYEMMEFILPAFPADKPRYVMGVGTPEDLVQGVLLGVDLFDCTLPTRHARTGQLFTRFGEINIKNAQYAADTEPVDSLCECYTCKNFTRAYLRHLFASKEILGIHLNTLHNLYYYLKLMREIREAIDQGNFEAFCKHFYRVRGTLTANC